A genome region from Arthrobacter sp. V1I9 includes the following:
- the dhaL gene encoding dihydroxyacetone kinase subunit DhaL, translated as MVLDVNWTVKWLTLCAQAMAEHRVELIELDRAIGDSDHGENMDRGFQAVLDKLSDSPPETPGAALKLTAMTLMSKVGGAAGPLYGTAFLRAATSLGDSAEIAPAAWAGALTAARDGIVARGKAEPGDKTMVDAWTPAAEAASQAAADGSPDALTVLVAAAEAAEAGAVATDPLVARKGRASYLGERSAGHRDPGAASSALILRAAVKAAA; from the coding sequence GTGGTTCTGGACGTTAACTGGACCGTCAAGTGGCTGACCCTGTGCGCCCAGGCAATGGCGGAGCACAGGGTGGAGCTGATCGAACTGGACCGGGCCATTGGGGATTCCGATCACGGCGAAAACATGGACCGCGGCTTCCAGGCGGTATTGGACAAGCTGTCCGACTCCCCGCCGGAAACGCCCGGCGCTGCGCTGAAGTTGACCGCGATGACCCTGATGTCCAAAGTGGGTGGTGCGGCGGGCCCGCTGTACGGCACGGCGTTCCTTCGTGCAGCCACCTCCCTCGGGGACTCTGCGGAAATAGCTCCTGCCGCCTGGGCCGGTGCCCTGACTGCCGCGCGGGATGGGATAGTGGCGCGCGGAAAAGCGGAGCCAGGGGACAAAACCATGGTGGATGCCTGGACGCCTGCGGCAGAGGCAGCAAGCCAGGCTGCCGCAGACGGCAGCCCGGATGCCTTGACCGTTCTGGTGGCCGCGGCAGAGGCTGCCGAAGCCGGGGCCGTGGCTACTGATCCGCTGGTAGCCCGGAAGGGGCGCGCCAGCTACCTCGGGGAGCGAAGCGCCGGCCACCGTGACCCGGGCGCTGCTTCCAGCGCCCTGATCCTCCGGGCCGCCGTGAAGGCGGCTGCGTGA
- a CDS encoding beta-ketoacyl synthase, which produces MNAVQSGAVQPAAVQPRALITGAGTINPLGSSVAETWSALVAGKSGIAPLEDAWAEQLPVKIAGQVTTDLSGHLSTREMKRMDRCGQLALIAAREAWKQAGAPEVDPERFAVVIGSAYGGLGSTLEQDRTLAAAGPRKVSPHTLTRLMVNGPAAWVSIDLGARGGARTPVSACASGAEAIVQAAEMIRSGAADVVIAGGVDASVNDLVITGFSQIRALSTRAGDPQRASRPFDGGRDGFVLAEGAGVVVLESEEHARARGAAVLGAVAGGAVTSDANDIVAADPAMQRRVMQKALESAGLAAEDIGFIHAHATSTPVGDRLEGQAINAIFGPGIPVTSTKGHTGHLLGGAGALAAVVVVEALRTGMLPGTLNVQEVDPEVDLNVVTEDVRQLQPDNAPAGLVNAFGFGGHSVALVITGA; this is translated from the coding sequence GTGAACGCAGTGCAATCCGGCGCGGTGCAACCCGCCGCAGTTCAACCCCGCGCATTGATTACCGGTGCCGGCACCATCAATCCGCTCGGTTCCTCAGTGGCCGAAACCTGGTCCGCGCTGGTGGCCGGAAAGTCCGGCATTGCACCGCTCGAGGATGCGTGGGCGGAACAGCTGCCCGTGAAGATTGCCGGGCAGGTCACCACTGATCTGTCCGGGCACCTCAGCACCCGCGAAATGAAGCGCATGGACCGCTGCGGGCAGCTTGCGCTTATCGCCGCCCGCGAAGCCTGGAAACAGGCGGGCGCCCCCGAGGTGGATCCGGAGCGCTTCGCCGTGGTGATCGGCTCCGCTTACGGCGGGCTCGGCTCCACGCTGGAGCAGGACCGCACCCTTGCGGCAGCGGGCCCGCGCAAGGTTTCGCCGCACACACTCACCCGCCTGATGGTCAACGGCCCGGCGGCCTGGGTCTCCATCGACCTCGGTGCCCGCGGCGGCGCCCGGACCCCGGTCAGCGCATGCGCGTCCGGGGCGGAAGCGATTGTCCAGGCAGCCGAGATGATCCGCTCCGGCGCAGCCGACGTCGTAATTGCCGGCGGCGTTGACGCCTCCGTCAACGACCTGGTGATTACCGGCTTTTCCCAGATCCGCGCGCTGTCCACCCGCGCCGGGGATCCGCAGCGTGCGTCACGCCCGTTCGACGGCGGCCGTGACGGCTTTGTCCTCGCGGAGGGCGCCGGCGTGGTGGTGCTGGAGAGCGAAGAGCACGCACGCGCCCGCGGCGCAGCCGTGCTCGGTGCCGTGGCAGGCGGCGCGGTGACGTCGGACGCGAACGACATTGTGGCAGCCGATCCTGCCATGCAGCGGCGGGTCATGCAGAAGGCGCTTGAGTCCGCCGGCCTGGCCGCCGAGGACATCGGGTTCATTCACGCCCACGCCACCTCCACACCCGTGGGGGACCGGCTGGAAGGCCAGGCGATCAACGCGATCTTCGGTCCGGGCATCCCGGTCACGTCCACCAAGGGCCATACCGGCCACCTGCTGGGCGGTGCTGGTGCGCTGGCGGCCGTGGTGGTGGTTGAGGCACTGCGCACCGGGATGCTCCCGGGAACCCTGAACGTCCAGGAGGTGGACCCGGAGGTGGACCTTAACGTTGTCACCGAAGACGTCCGCCAGCTTCAGCCGGACAATGCCCCGGCCGGCCTGGTGAACGCCTTCGGTTTCGGCGGGCACAGCGTCGCCCTGGTGATTACGGGCGCGTAG
- a CDS encoding SDR family oxidoreductase, with protein sequence MDFGTGTTTGTGRTALVVGATGIAGSALVDNLAAQGWAVLALSRNPGAERPGVRWLSADLTSAESLTAVLGPENPSHVFFTAWSRRDTEEENITVNAGMVRDLLAALRGKDVAHVALMTGLKHYLGPFEAYAAGEMADTPFHEEEPRLPVRNFYYAQEDELWAAAADQGFTWSVHRAHTVIGHAVGNAMNMGLTLAAQATLCRENGEPFVFPGSGTQWNGLTDMTEAGVLAEHMIWAATTPKAANEAFNIVNGDVFRWRWMWPKLAAYFGVEWEGFEGEPRPLEQSMAGREDQWRELAARHNLSEPELDRLASWWHTDSDLGRNIEVVTDMGKSRDAGFTGYRRTLDAFIALFDRYRAENLIS encoded by the coding sequence ATGGATTTCGGCACAGGAACAACAACAGGTACCGGGCGCACGGCTCTCGTAGTAGGGGCCACCGGCATCGCTGGGTCAGCCCTTGTGGACAATCTGGCAGCCCAGGGGTGGGCCGTCCTTGCCCTGTCCCGCAACCCCGGAGCGGAGCGCCCCGGTGTCCGCTGGCTCTCCGCAGACCTGACCTCCGCTGAGTCATTGACAGCTGTACTGGGGCCGGAGAATCCCTCGCATGTCTTTTTCACGGCATGGTCGCGGCGGGACACCGAGGAGGAAAACATCACCGTCAATGCCGGCATGGTGCGTGATCTCCTCGCTGCACTTCGTGGCAAGGACGTGGCCCACGTTGCGCTGATGACCGGGCTCAAGCACTACCTCGGACCCTTTGAGGCGTACGCAGCCGGAGAGATGGCGGACACGCCCTTCCACGAGGAGGAGCCACGCCTGCCGGTGCGGAACTTCTACTACGCGCAGGAGGACGAGCTCTGGGCAGCAGCGGCTGATCAAGGATTTACCTGGTCCGTGCACCGCGCGCACACCGTCATTGGGCATGCGGTGGGCAATGCCATGAACATGGGCCTCACCCTCGCCGCCCAAGCGACCCTTTGCAGGGAGAACGGAGAGCCGTTTGTCTTTCCGGGATCCGGGACGCAGTGGAACGGCCTGACCGACATGACGGAGGCCGGCGTGCTCGCCGAGCACATGATCTGGGCAGCCACCACGCCAAAGGCTGCCAACGAGGCCTTCAACATTGTCAACGGCGATGTGTTCCGCTGGCGCTGGATGTGGCCGAAGCTCGCGGCCTACTTCGGTGTGGAGTGGGAGGGGTTCGAGGGGGAACCCCGGCCCCTTGAACAGTCCATGGCAGGGCGCGAGGACCAGTGGAGGGAACTTGCCGCGCGCCATAACCTCAGCGAGCCGGAGTTGGATCGGCTGGCGTCCTGGTGGCACACAGACAGCGACCTGGGACGAAATATTGAGGTAGTGACCGACATGGGCAAGAGCCGGGATGCCGGGTTCACCGGGTACCGGCGGACCCTGGACGCGTTTATCGCACTCTTCGACCGCTACCGGGCAGAGAACCTCATTTCCTGA
- the dhaM gene encoding dihydroxyacetone kinase phosphoryl donor subunit DhaM, whose amino-acid sequence MTVSIVVVSHSEKIADGAVELAAQMAPDVVLLAAGGTMDGRIGTSLEKVLAALDKVASGDGAVIMTDLGSAVMTAESALEFAEDASEMVLADAPLVEGLVAAAVAAQGGGDVQAVKRAAEAVRGPAPQAGSPALQAVGQGYATGSGPDFTGDFELVNQAGMHARPAAKIAGGLSSLDAEVQVNGVDGASMTALMTLAAGKGSVLHVEAWGADAERAVNYVAGLVQAGFGEP is encoded by the coding sequence GTGACCGTCAGCATTGTGGTGGTTTCCCATAGCGAAAAAATCGCCGACGGCGCCGTGGAGCTTGCCGCGCAGATGGCGCCCGACGTCGTGCTTCTGGCAGCGGGCGGCACCATGGACGGAAGGATCGGCACCAGCCTGGAGAAGGTGCTGGCCGCTCTGGACAAAGTGGCCAGTGGTGACGGCGCCGTAATCATGACCGACTTGGGCTCCGCTGTCATGACCGCTGAATCCGCGTTGGAGTTCGCGGAAGACGCGTCCGAAATGGTGCTGGCGGATGCACCCCTGGTGGAGGGACTGGTGGCAGCCGCCGTCGCTGCACAGGGCGGCGGTGACGTCCAGGCGGTGAAACGGGCGGCGGAAGCTGTGCGCGGCCCTGCCCCGCAGGCTGGGAGCCCGGCGTTGCAGGCTGTCGGCCAAGGCTATGCCACCGGCTCCGGCCCGGATTTCACAGGGGACTTTGAGCTCGTGAACCAGGCCGGCATGCACGCCCGTCCCGCCGCGAAAATCGCCGGTGGGCTGTCGTCACTGGACGCCGAGGTGCAGGTCAACGGGGTTGATGGTGCGTCCATGACTGCTCTGATGACGCTGGCGGCCGGAAAGGGATCAGTGCTGCACGTTGAAGCATGGGGAGCGGACGCGGAACGGGCAGTGAACTATGTCGCAGGCCTGGTGCAGGCGGGCTTCGGGGAACCCTAG
- a CDS encoding A/G-specific adenine glycosylase, protein MLHRQINNWFAGIARDLPWRKPECSPWGVLVSEIMLQQTPVVRVLPVWQEWLKRWPTPAGLAGEPAGEAVRSWGRLGYPRRALRLHAAAVAIVEHHRGRVPDNYAELLALPGVGSYTAAAVAAFAYGRRETVVDTNIRRVHARLISGAALPAPALTAAEMRLAAQLLPDNDGTSVRWNAAVMELGALVCTARAPKCSDCPVSDSCAWRAAGEPPPSYVPKGQAWHGTDRQVRGAVMAVLRAAEAPVPPEMFQREPADLGFAPAGIGVPLGVLHRLNSAPEQLERALAGLLVDGLAELHDGGFRLPA, encoded by the coding sequence ATGCTGCACCGCCAAATCAACAACTGGTTTGCGGGGATTGCCCGGGACCTCCCCTGGCGGAAACCTGAGTGTTCACCCTGGGGCGTGCTGGTCAGCGAAATCATGCTGCAGCAAACGCCGGTGGTCCGGGTGCTGCCCGTCTGGCAGGAATGGCTGAAGCGTTGGCCTACTCCCGCGGGCCTGGCGGGCGAACCAGCCGGCGAGGCAGTCCGTTCCTGGGGCAGGCTGGGATACCCCCGCCGCGCCCTGCGGCTGCATGCGGCAGCGGTGGCCATTGTCGAGCACCACAGGGGCAGGGTGCCGGACAATTACGCCGAACTTCTGGCTCTGCCCGGCGTGGGCAGCTACACGGCCGCGGCGGTGGCTGCATTCGCCTATGGGCGCCGCGAAACGGTGGTGGACACCAACATCAGGCGGGTCCACGCCCGCCTTATTTCCGGGGCTGCGCTGCCCGCCCCTGCGCTGACTGCAGCAGAAATGCGGCTCGCCGCCCAGCTCCTGCCGGACAACGACGGCACGTCCGTGCGCTGGAACGCTGCGGTGATGGAGCTGGGGGCACTGGTGTGCACGGCCCGGGCACCCAAGTGCAGCGATTGCCCGGTCAGCGACTCCTGTGCGTGGCGGGCAGCAGGCGAGCCCCCGCCGTCGTACGTCCCCAAGGGCCAGGCCTGGCACGGCACTGACCGCCAGGTGCGCGGGGCCGTCATGGCGGTGCTGCGCGCGGCCGAGGCGCCCGTGCCGCCGGAGATGTTCCAGCGGGAGCCTGCGGACCTTGGTTTCGCGCCGGCGGGGATTGGTGTGCCGCTGGGGGTCCTGCACAGGTTGAATTCTGCTCCCGAGCAGCTGGAACGTGCCCTTGCAGGCCTGCTCGTCGATGGCCTGGCGGAGCTGCACGACGGCGGATTCCGGCTCCCCGCCTGA
- a CDS encoding MFS transporter, whose translation MMSVDNAVSDVASATKKFFKRVLPIMLVMLVCNQLNRSNIGYAQDHLQADVGIGAAAYGFGAGLFFIAYAIFELPSNVMMEKYGAKVWLARIMVSWGIVSFLMAFVQNETMFYVLRFLLGAAEAGFFPAVIFYFARWVPAGQRGKATAIFIAGSSIAAALSGPIAGMLLSLHGALGLRGWQWLFGFEGALSVVVGFTVFFLLDAKINDAKWLTASEKDALSKAIADEDAQHTTTDGGKINRWKMLLNPQILLLCGIYFSVQLSIYANTFWLPSIIKQIPGTTDLTVGFLSSIPWICAVFAMYFAAKLQDKATSKRPLLVVALLVAAVGTFAAAIASPVMALVFLAIAAMGFKSASPLFWTIPQSGLHPLVLAPAIAIINSLGNLGGFVAPFGFGIIKEQTGSVIPGLFALAAASTIAAGLVYFVKERRTETEPAAAEDLSVEAPVPSRA comes from the coding sequence ATGATGTCTGTGGACAATGCTGTCTCGGACGTGGCCTCGGCCACGAAGAAGTTTTTCAAGCGCGTGCTGCCCATCATGCTGGTCATGCTGGTCTGCAACCAGCTGAACCGGTCAAACATCGGGTACGCGCAGGACCATCTCCAGGCTGACGTCGGCATCGGTGCCGCGGCCTACGGTTTTGGCGCCGGGCTGTTCTTTATCGCCTACGCAATTTTTGAACTTCCCAGCAACGTGATGATGGAAAAGTACGGCGCCAAGGTGTGGCTGGCAAGGATCATGGTCAGCTGGGGCATAGTCTCCTTCCTGATGGCTTTCGTGCAGAACGAAACCATGTTCTACGTCCTGCGGTTCCTGCTGGGCGCGGCAGAGGCCGGCTTCTTCCCCGCCGTCATCTTCTACTTCGCCCGCTGGGTTCCGGCGGGCCAGCGCGGCAAGGCCACGGCCATCTTCATTGCCGGCTCCTCGATCGCCGCCGCGCTGTCCGGCCCCATCGCCGGGATGCTGCTTAGCCTCCACGGCGCCCTGGGCCTGCGTGGCTGGCAGTGGCTTTTTGGCTTCGAGGGGGCCCTGTCCGTAGTTGTGGGCTTTACCGTGTTTTTCCTCCTGGACGCCAAAATCAACGACGCCAAGTGGCTCACCGCTTCTGAAAAGGATGCCCTGTCCAAGGCCATCGCCGATGAGGACGCGCAGCACACCACTACCGACGGCGGGAAGATCAACCGCTGGAAGATGCTCCTGAACCCTCAGATCCTGCTGCTGTGCGGCATCTACTTCTCGGTGCAGCTATCCATTTACGCCAACACGTTCTGGCTGCCCAGCATCATCAAGCAGATCCCCGGCACCACCGACCTGACGGTTGGCTTCCTGTCCTCCATCCCCTGGATCTGCGCCGTGTTCGCCATGTACTTCGCCGCGAAACTGCAGGACAAGGCCACGTCCAAACGCCCGCTGCTGGTGGTTGCACTCCTGGTCGCCGCAGTGGGCACATTTGCGGCAGCCATCGCCTCGCCGGTCATGGCGCTGGTGTTCCTGGCCATAGCTGCCATGGGCTTCAAGAGCGCTTCCCCGCTGTTCTGGACCATTCCGCAGTCAGGGCTGCATCCGCTGGTCCTCGCCCCCGCCATCGCCATCATCAACTCGCTGGGCAACCTGGGCGGCTTCGTTGCCCCGTTCGGCTTCGGCATCATCAAGGAGCAGACCGGCAGCGTCATCCCCGGCCTGTTCGCGCTGGCAGCGGCCTCCACCATCGCGGCGGGCCTGGTGTATTTCGTAAAGGAACGCCGCACTGAAACTGAGCCGGCCGCCGCCGAGGACCTCAGCGTGGAGGCGCCGGTTCCGAGCCGGGCTTAA
- the disA gene encoding DNA integrity scanning diadenylate cyclase DisA: MARSPEESLRATLGRVAPGTPLRDGLERILRGRTGALIVLGSDRTIDSICSGGFDIGIDFSPTRLRELAKMDGAIICDKDAGNILRAAVQLVPDSSIETHESGTRHRTAERVAIQTGVPVISVSQSMQIIALYVNGLRHVLEGSETVLARANQALATLERYRSRLDQVTSSLSALEIEAMVTVRDVAVTLQRQEMVRRISEEISQYVLELGEDGRLLSLQLDELTVGRGPGSDVIIRDYASAHASPEEIEKAVSALVNLGPTELIDLGKISGIVGFAGGEANLDAVVQPRGYRLLSGLKAVPKAVADRLVDHFGGLQFLMAATIDDLMTVDGIGDQRARTVREGLSRMAEASLLDRFL; this comes from the coding sequence ATGGCGCGGAGCCCCGAAGAATCTCTAAGGGCAACTCTGGGCAGGGTGGCACCCGGAACACCGCTCCGTGACGGCCTTGAGCGCATTCTCCGGGGACGGACCGGGGCGCTGATCGTATTGGGCTCGGACAGGACCATCGACTCCATCTGCTCGGGCGGTTTCGACATCGGCATCGATTTCTCCCCCACACGCCTGCGCGAGCTCGCCAAGATGGACGGCGCCATCATCTGCGACAAGGACGCCGGCAACATCCTCCGCGCCGCCGTCCAGCTTGTCCCGGACTCCAGCATCGAAACCCACGAATCCGGCACGCGCCACCGCACAGCCGAACGCGTGGCCATCCAGACCGGAGTGCCCGTCATCTCCGTCAGCCAGTCCATGCAGATTATTGCCCTGTACGTGAACGGCCTGCGCCACGTCCTGGAAGGTTCGGAGACGGTCCTCGCGCGCGCCAACCAGGCCCTTGCCACACTGGAGCGCTACCGCTCACGCCTGGACCAGGTCACCAGCTCGCTGTCTGCGTTGGAGATTGAAGCGATGGTGACCGTCCGGGATGTGGCAGTCACCCTGCAGCGGCAGGAGATGGTTCGCCGCATCTCGGAGGAGATCTCCCAGTACGTCCTTGAACTGGGCGAAGACGGCCGCCTCCTCTCGCTCCAGCTTGATGAGCTCACTGTAGGCCGCGGCCCCGGAAGCGACGTCATCATCCGCGACTATGCCTCGGCCCACGCCTCCCCCGAGGAAATCGAAAAAGCTGTCAGCGCTCTCGTGAACCTCGGGCCCACGGAGTTGATTGACCTCGGCAAAATCTCGGGGATCGTCGGCTTTGCGGGCGGTGAGGCAAACCTCGACGCTGTAGTGCAGCCGCGCGGCTACCGCCTGCTTTCGGGACTGAAGGCAGTTCCGAAGGCAGTTGCTGACCGCTTGGTGGACCACTTCGGAGGTCTGCAGTTCCTGATGGCGGCCACCATCGATGATCTGATGACGGTGGACGGCATCGGCGACCAGCGGGCGCGGACGGTGCGGGAAGGCTTAAGCCGGATGGCGGAAGCAAGCCTGTTGGACCGCTTCCTCTAG
- a CDS encoding enolase C-terminal domain-like protein: MSNQPTIAGIEVVPVAGYDSMLMNLSGAHGPFFTRNIVIVTDSDGRTGLGEVPGGEKIRTTIEEAGALINGKPVARYRSLLREVAAEFADRDAGGRGLQTFDLRTTVHAVTAVESALLDLHGQFLGVPVAELLGDGQQRTSVPMLGYLFFIGDHARTDLPYLVEDAPADRWEKLRRQEAMTPDAVVALAEAAQERYGFSDFKLKGGVLSGDDEVDVVTALARRFPDARVTLDPNGGWLLEEAIRLGKRMQGVVAYAEDPCGAEGRFSGREVMAEFRRATGLKTATNMIATDWREMSHAIRSNAVDIPLADPHFWTMHGSVRVAQMCHEFGLTWGSHSNNHFDISLAMFTHTGAAAPGEITALDTHWIWQDGQGLTKNPLQIKDGAIEVPAAPGLGIELDREALDKAHQLYLQHGLDARDDSIGMQYYIEGWSFDPKRPCLVR; the protein is encoded by the coding sequence CCCACCATCGCCGGCATCGAGGTTGTTCCGGTTGCCGGGTACGACAGCATGCTGATGAACCTCAGCGGTGCGCACGGTCCCTTCTTCACCCGCAACATCGTCATCGTTACCGACTCCGACGGCCGCACCGGCCTGGGCGAGGTTCCCGGCGGCGAGAAAATCCGGACCACCATCGAGGAAGCCGGCGCACTGATCAACGGCAAGCCCGTGGCCCGCTACCGCTCGCTCCTGCGGGAGGTTGCGGCCGAGTTCGCTGACCGCGACGCCGGCGGCCGCGGCCTGCAGACCTTCGACCTCCGCACCACCGTCCACGCCGTCACCGCCGTCGAGTCAGCCCTGCTGGACCTGCACGGGCAGTTCCTCGGCGTGCCCGTGGCGGAACTGTTGGGTGACGGGCAGCAGCGCACTTCGGTGCCGATGCTCGGTTACCTGTTCTTCATCGGCGACCACGCCCGCACGGACTTGCCCTACCTCGTGGAGGACGCGCCTGCTGACCGCTGGGAGAAGCTCCGGCGCCAGGAGGCAATGACGCCGGACGCCGTCGTCGCGCTGGCCGAAGCTGCCCAGGAACGCTACGGCTTCAGCGACTTCAAGCTCAAGGGCGGCGTGCTGTCCGGCGACGATGAGGTGGATGTTGTCACGGCACTGGCCAGGCGCTTCCCCGACGCCAGGGTGACCCTGGACCCCAACGGTGGCTGGCTGTTGGAGGAAGCCATCCGTCTCGGCAAGCGAATGCAGGGCGTTGTGGCCTACGCCGAGGACCCGTGCGGTGCGGAGGGGCGCTTCTCGGGCCGCGAAGTGATGGCGGAATTCCGCCGCGCCACCGGGCTGAAGACAGCCACCAACATGATCGCCACGGACTGGCGGGAAATGTCCCACGCCATCCGCAGCAACGCCGTGGACATCCCGCTGGCCGATCCGCACTTCTGGACGATGCACGGCTCCGTCCGGGTGGCGCAGATGTGCCACGAGTTCGGCCTCACCTGGGGCTCGCACTCGAACAACCACTTCGATATCTCGCTGGCGATGTTCACCCACACGGGGGCCGCAGCTCCGGGCGAGATCACGGCACTGGACACACACTGGATCTGGCAGGACGGCCAGGGCCTGACCAAGAACCCGCTGCAGATCAAGGACGGCGCCATCGAGGTTCCGGCCGCCCCGGGCCTCGGCATCGAGCTGGACCGCGAAGCCCTGGACAAGGCGCACCAGCTGTACTTGCAGCACGGCCTCGACGCCCGTGATGACAGCATCGGCATGCAGTACTACATCGAGGGCTGGTCCTTCGACCCGAAACGGCCCTGCCTGGTCCGCTAG
- a CDS encoding peptide chain release factor 3 has protein sequence MSQDVLSPARVHEIHKQAARRRTFAVISHPDAGKSTLTEALALHAKVIGTAGASSGKANRKETVSDWMQMEKDRGISISSAALQFSYRDTVINLLDTPGHADFSEDTYRVLAAVDCAVMLVDAAKGLETQTMKLFEVCKQRNLPIITVINKWDRPGLDALALMDEITERTGLQPMPLTWAVGISGDFRGVWDLRNDCFARFQRNNAGAQIALTEYFTPEEAAESQGSNWSDAVDEAGLVIESNLEFDVESFHAGKATPILFSSAALNFGVKELLDALVDFAPPAAPRPDVDGTPRPVASPFSGFVFKVQAGMNKAHRDHVAFIRVCSGVFERGMVVTQTRTGKSFATKYAQQVFGREREVIDEAYPGDVVGLVNASSLRVGDSLFLEDAVEYPAIPLFAPEHFQVARSKDPSKFKQFRRGIEQLEHEGVIQVLRSDVRGDQAPVLAAVGPMQFEVVEDRMAHDFSAPMRLERLPYSLARISTADAMPALANVPGAEVLLRSDGEYLALFNDVWALRRIEKNHPDLTLVPIGTHNPAK, from the coding sequence GTGTCCCAAGATGTCCTTAGCCCCGCCCGGGTCCACGAGATTCACAAACAGGCGGCCCGGCGTCGGACCTTTGCTGTTATTTCGCACCCTGACGCCGGCAAATCCACGCTGACCGAGGCGCTCGCGCTGCACGCCAAGGTCATCGGCACCGCCGGTGCCTCCAGCGGCAAGGCCAACCGCAAGGAAACGGTCTCGGACTGGATGCAGATGGAAAAGGACCGCGGCATCTCCATCAGCTCGGCGGCGCTGCAGTTTTCCTACCGGGACACCGTCATCAACCTCCTGGACACCCCCGGCCACGCCGACTTCTCCGAGGACACGTACCGGGTGCTCGCCGCCGTCGACTGCGCAGTGATGCTAGTGGACGCCGCCAAAGGCCTGGAAACCCAGACCATGAAGCTGTTCGAGGTCTGCAAGCAGCGGAACCTGCCCATCATCACCGTTATCAACAAGTGGGACCGCCCGGGCCTGGACGCGCTGGCACTGATGGACGAGATCACCGAGCGCACCGGGCTGCAGCCCATGCCGCTGACCTGGGCCGTGGGCATCTCCGGCGACTTCCGCGGCGTCTGGGACCTGCGCAATGACTGCTTTGCCCGGTTCCAGCGCAACAATGCCGGCGCGCAGATCGCGCTCACCGAGTACTTCACCCCGGAGGAAGCGGCCGAAAGCCAGGGCAGCAACTGGTCCGACGCCGTGGACGAGGCCGGTCTGGTCATTGAATCGAACCTGGAGTTCGACGTCGAAAGCTTCCACGCCGGCAAGGCCACCCCCATCCTGTTCAGCTCCGCCGCGCTCAACTTCGGCGTGAAGGAACTGCTGGACGCGCTGGTGGATTTCGCTCCGCCGGCAGCTCCGCGGCCCGATGTTGATGGCACCCCGCGTCCCGTGGCGTCCCCGTTCTCCGGCTTCGTTTTCAAGGTCCAGGCCGGCATGAACAAGGCCCACCGGGACCACGTGGCCTTCATCCGGGTCTGCTCCGGCGTCTTCGAGCGCGGCATGGTGGTCACCCAGACCCGGACCGGCAAGTCGTTCGCCACCAAGTACGCGCAGCAGGTCTTCGGCCGGGAACGCGAAGTGATTGATGAGGCCTACCCGGGTGACGTGGTGGGCCTGGTCAACGCGTCCTCCCTGCGCGTGGGGGACAGCCTCTTCCTCGAGGACGCCGTGGAATACCCGGCCATCCCGCTCTTCGCCCCGGAGCACTTCCAGGTGGCCCGGTCCAAGGACCCCAGCAAGTTCAAGCAGTTCCGCCGCGGCATCGAGCAGCTTGAGCACGAGGGCGTTATCCAGGTGCTCCGCTCCGACGTCCGCGGGGACCAGGCACCGGTGCTCGCCGCCGTCGGCCCCATGCAGTTCGAAGTGGTGGAGGACCGGATGGCGCACGACTTCAGCGCCCCCATGCGGCTGGAGCGCCTGCCCTACTCCCTGGCCAGGATCTCGACGGCGGATGCCATGCCCGCACTGGCGAACGTACCGGGCGCCGAGGTGCTCCTGCGGTCCGACGGCGAGTACCTCGCGTTGTTCAACGATGTTTGGGCCCTTCGCCGGATCGAAAAAAACCACCCGGACCTCACCCTCGTGCCCATCGGCACCCACAACCCCGCAAAGTAG